The window CATAGAGGGCGCCAAAGAAGCTCAAAAAATAGCTTCTGGTTTTGGAGTGGAAGTGGTAATCGGCGAAGAAATGGACGCTAAAGAAGGCGATGTTATTGGTTTATTTCTCAAAGAGGCGATAAAGCCGAAAATGACGGTTTTAGAAACTGTCAGGGAAATTCATTCTCAAGGAGGGTTAGCCATAATTCCTCATCCCGGCAACTGGAGCTTAAGGGGCGTATCCCTTAAAGTTCTTTCTAAAATATTTGAAGAGGTTGACGCCATTGAGACCTTGAACGCTTCCTGGGCAGGGAGAATAAGGAGAGGGAAAGCAAAAAAGTTTAATAAGGAACTTTTCCATCTGGCTGAAACAGGGGGCAGCGATTCTCATATCGCCTTAACCGTCGGAAGAGCTTACGCTTCTTTTCAGGGGAAAACTTCTTCTGATTTATATAACGCCATAAAAAATAAAAAAACCGCTCCCGGAGGAGAGTTGTGGAGTTTAATGGAGCACCTTGTTTTTTTCGCTTATTCTCCGCTAAGAATTTTAAAAATCTTTAAAATATATTAAAATATATCCATATGTTGAGTATTATTGTTCCAACTTTAAATGAAGAAAAATATTTACCTTTACTCCTTCAATCAATAAAGGAGCAGTCTTTTAGGGATTTGGAAATCGTCGTCGCTGATGCCGGTTCAACAGATAGAACAGTGGAGATTGCCAAAGAATACGGATGCAGGATTGTTAAAGGAGGATTGCCGGCGAGAGGGAGAAATCAAGGGGCTTTAGAGGCTAAGGGAGATATATTTTTATTTTTGGACGCCGATTTGGTTCTACAAAAAGATTCATTGGGAAGACTTTTGGATGAATTCAAGAAAAGAGATCTGTCCATCGCCACTTGCTGTTTAGGTTCTGTTTCCGGAAGCAGGAGAGAAAAGTTCTTCTATGATTTTTTCTATAATTTTTATATAATGATCGTTGAAAGAATTTTTCCTCACGGCGCTATTTTGATAATGGTCAGGAGAAATGTCCATGAAGCGGTAAACGGGTTTGACGAAACGATAAAGCTGGCCGAAGACCATTTCTACACAAGACAGGTGGCTAAGCTTGGGAAATTCGGGATTTTGAAATCAGCGAACATACTTGCTTCGCCGAGAAGATTTGAGAGGGATGGCTGGTTCACGACTTACATAAAATATCTTTTATGCGAGATCCACCTTGTGTTTTTGGGTCCGGTCAGGACGGATATTTTTAAATATGAATTTGACCATTACGAGAAAAAGGATAACGATAAAAATTTAAAAATTTAAAAATTAGGCAAAGTATGTCGTTATATGACCTTCCGGAGATTAATACCTCTAAAATTAAAGAAAATAAATTAAAATTAGAAGATTTTTTAAAGGATAAAAGTATTTTGTTTATTATTTTTGTATTTATTCTTTCTTCTGCTTTCGGTTTTATAGCCGGGGTTATCTCTAATGATTATTTATCTTCAGATATCAGGCAAAAATTGGCTCAATTAAACGCTAAATTTCCAGAGCTTCAGGACAATATTGGAAAAGGGATTGCCGAAGAATATCAGCCCCAGACTTCGCAGGAAGAAAAAATAATTCAGGCGGTTAAAAGTGTTTCTCCGGCTGTGGTAAGCATAATTATTTCCAAGGATGTTCCGATAATGGAACAGCGTTTCGTAAATCCTTTCGGGGACATAGAACAGCTTTTCGGCCAGCCTTTTGGTTTTTCAATTCCGGAATATTATCAGAAAGGAACGGAGAAAAAAGAAGTCGGCGGCGGAACAGGATTTATCGTCAGCGAAGACGGGATGATTTTGACAAACAAACATGTTGTCTCCGATGAAAAGGCGGAATATACTGTTTTCACTAATGACGGCAAGAAATTTTTGGCTAAAGTTCTGGCCAGGGATCAAGTCCAAGATATCGCCATAATACAAGTGGTTCAGGGAGAAAATATTAAATTCCCGACTGTTCAATTGGGAGACTCTGAAAATTTACAGATAGGCCAAAGCGTTATTGCTATCGGAAACGCTCTGGGAGAATTTAAAAATACAGTTTCCGTCGGCGTTGTTTCCGGATTGGGGAGAACAATAACCGCTTCAGGAGGAGATGAGGTGGCCGAGACATTGGAGGGCATTATCCAAACCGACGCCGCCATTAATCGGGGAAATTCCGGAGGCCCTCTGCTTAATTTGAAGGGGGATGTGATCGGAATGAATACAGCTGTGGTTTCGGGCGCTCAAAGTCTCGGTTTTACCATTCCCATCAATAAAGCCAAAAGAGACATTGAACAAATAAAAACCTTAGGCAAGCTTGCTTATCCGTTTATAGGGATTCGTTATGTTTTGATTGATGAGGAAATTCAGAAAGAAAGGAATCTCGCTGTTGATTATGGGGCATGGATTACTTCCTGGTATAGGCAAAGCTCTCAATGGGTTCAATCAAAAGACCAAGCAGTTGTTTCCGGTTCCGCAGCTGCTCAAGCCGGGCTGAAGGAGAACGATATAGTTTTGGAATTTGATAAGGATAAGGTGACCAAGGATAATTCTTTGGGGAAAATCATTGATAAATATAATCCCGGGGATAAGGTGGTTTTGAAGGTTTTGAGGGGCAAGGAAGAAAAGACATTTGAAATCATCCTCGGTGATCGTCCCTCCCAATAAAAATTGACAGGGATTTATTTTTATAGTATTTTTATATTAAGTTCTTTAACCTAATGCTAAAATGGCGGAAATAATTATTGCGACGGTTGCGTCGCTGGGAGTTTTGTTTATACTGCCCCATATTAAGAATATTAAGGGTATCAAAAATTTATGGGATTTTAAATTTTAGGGATTTAATCTCTCCCTTTTTTTATTTGTAAATTGATTTTACTGGTAAAAATTCGTCAATGCTGTGGATAACTCTGNNNNNNNGCCACCCCGGTAAACTGCAGGGCGTCCACCCCCGACAATTTCCTTGTTTTTCGTCTAAGGATTTGGCATTTTTGTTTAAAAAATTGACAGGGATTTTGCTATATGTTATTTTTATAAGCAGAAATCGTCCTTAACAACAGAATATCCGGAAAGGTTAATGTGACAGATAAAATAAATAAAATTTAAAAAATAGGAAATAAATCAAAATGGAAGAAGATAAAGAAGACAAAAGAGACGAAATAGTTAAAGACAAAGAAAAAATCGATGATAAGAAAATGCTTAAAATGATGGAAGAAGAAAACCCTGTAAGTTTTGTGCGTCAATGCTTGAAGGAATTTGAAAACCTGTCCCCTGAATTATAGAAGAGCTTCCTTGATTTGATGGAGAGGAGGCCTGCTCTCATAAATCAATTTCTCTTGACGGATACTCCTCAATCATTGATAGATTCCTTAGAGGGTGCGATTACAACAGAAGGAATTGCAATTGCGTGGCTGTCAAAATCTATCCATGGCAGTATTCATGGTGACGGAAAGGATTTTGACACTTTTTTCTTTCCTAATAAAAAAGAGGAAAGGGAGAAAATGTTTGTAAAATTAGTGGATCGTTCTTTGAGGGAAAATTTTTCACTGGAAAACGCATACAGAATTGTGGTTATTACCGAATTCAAGTTCTATGAGTTTTCTCCAGAAACAAGGCTTGCTTTAATTGAAGCGTTGATAGAGTGCGCAGTCGCTCGGAAGCAAGGCGGAGATTGGTGCAAATATCTCGGCAGGATGATTTATGAGAGATGCGCTGATTTCCCTCAAGACAAAGTAATCGATTGGATTACGAAATTAGCAAATAACATTTCTTCCATGGAATTTGCGCTGGCGACGATTATGAGAAATTTCGATGATTTTCCTTCAGAAACA of the Candidatus Nealsonbacteria bacterium CG07_land_8_20_14_0_80_39_13 genome contains:
- a CDS encoding PHP domain-containing protein; this encodes MEKELLSGKADLHVHSKYSRDGFSSVKDILENAKKRGMDVIAITDHNTIEGAKEAQKIASGFGVEVVIGEEMDAKEGDVIGLFLKEAIKPKMTVLETVREIHSQGGLAIIPHPGNWSLRGVSLKVLSKIFEEVDAIETLNASWAGRIRRGKAKKFNKELFHLAETGGSDSHIALTVGRAYASFQGKTSSDLYNAIKNKKTAPGGELWSLMEHLVFFAYSPLRILKIFKIY
- a CDS encoding glycosyl transferase family 2; translation: MLSIIVPTLNEEKYLPLLLQSIKEQSFRDLEIVVADAGSTDRTVEIAKEYGCRIVKGGLPARGRNQGALEAKGDIFLFLDADLVLQKDSLGRLLDEFKKRDLSIATCCLGSVSGSRREKFFYDFFYNFYIMIVERIFPHGAILIMVRRNVHEAVNGFDETIKLAEDHFYTRQVAKLGKFGILKSANILASPRRFERDGWFTTYIKYLLCEIHLVFLGPVRTDIFKYEFDHYEKKDNDKNLKI